The following are from one region of the Candidatus Eisenbacteria bacterium genome:
- a CDS encoding TolC family protein produces MNRIKKTGIVHTLTLFCLAAQLAVVLPDNVRADELGNPDDLKESSNLQDLIEYAMANNPGLQASESRWKSSKEAISAARALPDPRMTYGHYLEPVETRVGPQERNFGLSLTIPWFQKLMIRGEVAGLTAHVEEKKYDMDCQKLIYSVTEAYYELHYLDESIAITEENLNWIRQFESIARTRYATGQESQVSTLAIQLELEKLKDRVVSLKDDRRYAASHLNTLLGRPVDAELPGYETPSSTILQMSIDQLLARIQKENPSLQALQLKAQREEASSRLLGKSHYPDVTIGINVIMTEDALDRSLTDSGKDPVILTVSLNLPIWFGQYNSAKESAKLRRQEALYEFADLENRLSAELEEALGDVKDAERRIDLYQYRLIPMAKQSQDVTLNAFSAGEAAFLEVIEAQRTILDMNLALERAQTDKGLSLARVEWLMGNERRS; encoded by the coding sequence ATGAATCGAATTAAAAAGACCGGCATCGTGCACACCTTGACTCTTTTCTGCCTGGCGGCTCAATTGGCCGTAGTCCTTCCTGACAATGTTCGGGCGGATGAATTAGGTAATCCCGATGATTTGAAGGAGTCATCCAATCTCCAGGATCTCATCGAGTACGCCATGGCCAACAATCCTGGTCTTCAGGCTTCGGAAAGCCGTTGGAAATCCTCGAAGGAAGCGATCAGCGCGGCCCGTGCTTTGCCCGATCCACGGATGACTTACGGTCATTACTTGGAGCCGGTCGAAACACGGGTCGGCCCACAAGAGCGGAACTTCGGCCTTTCCTTGACGATTCCCTGGTTCCAGAAGCTTATGATTCGAGGGGAAGTTGCTGGTTTGACCGCCCATGTTGAGGAAAAAAAATATGACATGGATTGTCAGAAGCTCATTTACTCTGTAACAGAGGCTTATTATGAACTCCATTATCTGGACGAATCGATAGCCATTACTGAGGAAAATCTAAATTGGATCCGGCAATTTGAAAGTATCGCCCGGACTCGATACGCCACCGGCCAAGAATCTCAGGTATCCACCTTGGCGATTCAGTTAGAATTGGAAAAACTCAAGGATCGCGTGGTGAGTCTGAAGGACGACCGGCGCTATGCGGCATCTCACCTCAACACCCTCCTGGGCCGACCCGTTGACGCCGAATTACCGGGATATGAAACGCCCTCTTCAACAATTCTACAAATGTCCATCGATCAACTCCTAGCGCGAATACAGAAAGAAAATCCATCATTGCAGGCGCTTCAATTGAAGGCTCAGAGGGAAGAAGCGTCAAGCCGGCTTTTGGGGAAGAGCCATTATCCTGATGTCACGATCGGTATCAATGTCATTATGACGGAAGATGCATTGGATCGCTCCCTGACCGATAGCGGGAAAGATCCTGTCATTCTAACCGTCTCACTCAATCTTCCCATCTGGTTCGGCCAATATAATTCCGCAAAGGAAAGTGCGAAGTTGCGGCGGCAGGAAGCCTTATATGAATTCGCCGATCTCGAGAATCGTTTGTCGGCTGAGTTGGAGGAGGCCCTCGGCGATGTCAAAGATGCAGAGAGACGAATTGATCTTTATCAGTACCGGCTGATCCCGATGGCAAAGCAATCACAGGATGTGACGTTAAATGCATTTTCTGCAGGTGAAGCGGCCTTTCTGGAGGTGATTGAAGCCCAGAGAACAATTTTGGATATGAACCTCGCGCTCGAGAGGGCTCAAACCGACAAGGGGCTGAGTCTGGCGCGGGTCGAATGGCTGATGGGAAATGAGAGACGGAGCTGA
- a CDS encoding response regulator: MQIAVVDNDKALLRSLAIVLGGKGRHITCFDGPQSAAQVIGVTLQPDLLIIDYLMPGCDGIELLLRVRPYLTKKCSIIMISGHTEMLDQRRIKELNLSGFIPKPIDLNELYNIVAQEERARRRNHESN, from the coding sequence ATGCAGATCGCGGTTGTAGACAATGACAAGGCCCTCCTCAGAAGCTTGGCGATCGTCTTGGGCGGAAAGGGGCGCCATATTACCTGTTTTGACGGCCCTCAATCGGCGGCTCAAGTTATTGGTGTGACCCTCCAACCCGATCTCCTCATCATCGATTATCTTATGCCGGGTTGCGACGGTATTGAATTATTGTTACGCGTAAGGCCGTATCTCACAAAGAAATGTTCAATTATCATGATCAGCGGTCATACAGAAATGCTGGACCAGCGTCGGATCAAAGAATTGAACCTTTCAGGTTTTATCCCAAAACCGATTGATCTGAATGAATTATACAATATAGTGGCGCAAGAAGAAAGGGCAAGGCGAAGGAACCATGAATCGAATTAA
- a CDS encoding sigma-54 dependent transcriptional regulator, which translates to MSRILIIDDDRALCRSLQIQIEAEGHIAEVSYNLSDGLKMIEKSAPELIFLDLSLPDGNGLDLLRELMERDSLLPIVMITGSHEMSTTIEAMRLGAFDYIRKPIGREEFLLMIEKYNRLKNAGLMQAPGGMPFGEMDLQPEEVSREIVGKDPKIIDLLKEIGLSSRGRITILIEGESGTGKELVARALHEATSPGKPFVAINCSSIVSTLPESELFGHERGAFTGAEKRKLGKFEYAQEGTVFLDEIGDMAFELQAKLLRVLQEREFERVGGLEALPFKARVIAATNRDLERMVKEKEFREDLYYRLAVSKIRVPPLRERRGDIPLLLDHFIPRISRRIHKPAQSIDEKALNLLSQYEWPGNIRELENVLTRAIALTAGPVITAEHLSFLFPTMGSRNATMSFPAKIIPLSQMEKEYIHSALEVNKWNINRTAKLLEISPTTLRKKITDNELRRPPR; encoded by the coding sequence ATGAGCCGGATTCTGATTATCGATGATGACCGTGCCCTATGCCGGTCGCTGCAGATTCAAATCGAGGCGGAAGGTCATATTGCCGAGGTTTCATATAATCTTTCCGATGGATTGAAAATGATCGAGAAGTCGGCGCCCGAGCTCATCTTTTTGGATCTCTCCCTGCCTGATGGTAATGGATTGGATCTTCTTCGAGAGCTGATGGAAAGGGATTCCCTGTTACCAATTGTAATGATCACAGGATCGCATGAGATGTCTACAACGATTGAGGCGATGCGCCTTGGCGCCTTTGATTATATTCGCAAACCAATAGGGCGGGAGGAATTTCTCCTGATGATTGAGAAATATAACCGTCTAAAAAATGCGGGATTGATGCAAGCACCCGGCGGAATGCCTTTCGGCGAGATGGATCTTCAACCGGAAGAGGTGTCACGTGAGATCGTTGGAAAAGACCCCAAAATCATTGATCTCCTGAAGGAGATCGGATTGTCGTCCCGGGGCCGGATCACTATTCTTATTGAAGGTGAGAGCGGGACGGGAAAGGAATTAGTCGCGAGAGCCCTCCATGAAGCGACCAGTCCGGGAAAGCCATTTGTCGCCATCAATTGTTCATCGATTGTCAGCACATTACCCGAGAGTGAGTTATTCGGACATGAACGCGGAGCGTTTACCGGTGCAGAGAAGCGCAAGCTCGGAAAATTTGAATATGCTCAAGAGGGTACGGTTTTTCTCGATGAAATAGGTGACATGGCATTCGAACTTCAAGCGAAGCTGCTCAGAGTGCTTCAGGAAAGGGAGTTCGAACGGGTTGGAGGGCTCGAAGCTCTTCCCTTTAAGGCGCGTGTTATTGCAGCGACAAACCGCGATCTTGAAAGGATGGTCAAAGAAAAGGAGTTCCGAGAAGATCTCTATTACCGTTTGGCTGTCTCAAAAATCAGAGTTCCGCCTCTTCGGGAACGGCGGGGGGATATCCCTCTGCTATTGGATCACTTCATCCCAAGAATCTCCCGGCGTATCCACAAACCCGCTCAATCGATTGATGAGAAGGCTCTGAATCTATTGAGCCAATACGAGTGGCCGGGAAATATCCGTGAATTAGAAAATGTGCTTACCCGCGCGATCGCGCTGACAGCAGGTCCAGTTATTACCGCGGAGCACCTTAGCTTCTTATTCCCCACCATGGGATCGAGAAACGCGACCATGAGTTTTCCCGCCAAGATAATTCCACTTTCACAGATGGAGAAGGAATATATTCATTCGGCTTTAGAGGTCAACAAATGGAATATAAACCGGACCGCCAAGCTCCTGGAAATATCACCCACCACATTGAGAAAGAAAATTACCGATAATGAATTAAGGCGTCCGCCCCGCTAG
- a CDS encoding sensor histidine kinase: MTMRWRILLWMLPVALGPLFIMAAQGYHCARQAIIASQKVHMQSVLEARRIEIESWFAQIESDFGFLQISPCLQGLCGSTPASADSSCCAETCNLLSDLHVGTPFYHSISTFDVNWNQLVSSAGTGNRVGSIRPDDSGVVKRPDPAGGAFPSKLLKERLAAQDGLLTTPPIQREDGTVMVQAGSRVLNPRHGGLAYIAAEIDIDNRMNTILKHGTGLGRTGEAFLFLPGGVFPMIDGFDAENNKYRFHSYPKQITDGGGEVVRYRSASGKKVLGVSALIPRLNGTLVIEIDEQEAFAWLRVFRNRALMTGLITLVLILVIANYGARVLAQPLREFAAVAHRIAAGQSEERIGRLAGAEAQEVAEAFNHMIDELSASHRRLLQAASLAAVGELSSSIVHEMRNPLSSIKMNLQALRHNVEEDPFHRELADIASEQALRLERMLSELLNYGKPLELNKTRLRFIEIANNVKDILRSESEEKEIRVIIKDLTGGTAFCADPEQLRRALTNLTANAIQASPPGESVILSAEYPVHSPGTIRLSVADNGPGFRTADIHRLFQPFYTTRDEGTGLGLANVKKIVEGHSGFVFAENRRKGGALFSLSLPRGAEE; the protein is encoded by the coding sequence ATGACGATGAGATGGCGGATCCTGCTCTGGATGTTGCCGGTGGCGCTGGGGCCTCTCTTCATTATGGCGGCGCAGGGTTATCATTGCGCGCGTCAAGCCATCATCGCCTCGCAGAAGGTCCATATGCAATCGGTTCTGGAGGCTCGGCGGATTGAAATCGAATCCTGGTTTGCACAAATCGAATCCGATTTCGGTTTTCTGCAGATCTCTCCATGTCTTCAGGGTTTATGTGGTTCAACTCCGGCTTCCGCGGATTCATCCTGCTGCGCCGAAACGTGCAATCTCCTTTCAGATCTTCATGTAGGAACTCCATTCTATCACTCGATCAGTACATTTGATGTCAACTGGAATCAATTGGTCAGTTCCGCGGGAACCGGGAATCGAGTAGGGAGTATTCGCCCTGATGATTCCGGTGTTGTTAAAAGGCCGGATCCTGCCGGAGGCGCCTTCCCTTCAAAACTGTTGAAGGAAAGGCTTGCCGCGCAGGATGGATTGCTGACCACACCCCCGATTCAACGTGAAGACGGAACGGTGATGGTGCAGGCGGGAAGTCGGGTTTTGAATCCGCGGCACGGTGGATTGGCATACATTGCCGCTGAGATAGATATCGATAATAGGATGAATACAATCCTGAAACATGGAACCGGTTTGGGGAGGACAGGCGAGGCCTTCCTGTTTTTACCAGGTGGCGTTTTCCCCATGATTGATGGATTCGATGCCGAAAATAATAAGTATCGGTTCCATTCCTATCCAAAGCAAATTACGGACGGTGGTGGAGAGGTTGTGCGCTACAGAAGCGCGTCTGGCAAGAAAGTCCTTGGTGTTTCCGCTTTGATTCCTCGCCTTAATGGGACACTGGTTATCGAGATAGATGAACAGGAGGCTTTTGCCTGGCTCCGCGTCTTTAGAAACCGGGCTCTGATGACCGGCTTGATCACCCTTGTTTTGATTCTCGTGATTGCGAATTATGGGGCGCGAGTTTTAGCGCAACCTTTGAGAGAGTTCGCGGCCGTGGCGCACCGTATTGCCGCCGGGCAATCAGAGGAGCGTATCGGCCGCCTTGCCGGGGCCGAAGCGCAGGAAGTCGCCGAGGCGTTCAATCATATGATCGATGAGCTGAGTGCGAGTCACCGGCGGTTATTGCAGGCCGCATCATTGGCCGCCGTTGGTGAGTTGAGCTCCAGCATTGTGCATGAGATGAGGAATCCGCTCTCTTCAATAAAAATGAATCTTCAGGCTCTGCGTCACAACGTCGAGGAGGATCCGTTTCACAGAGAGCTTGCTGATATTGCCTCCGAACAGGCCCTTAGGCTGGAGCGAATGCTGTCAGAGTTGTTGAATTATGGAAAACCATTGGAGTTGAACAAAACGCGCCTTCGCTTTATCGAAATAGCCAATAATGTGAAAGATATTCTTCGATCGGAATCAGAAGAGAAGGAGATACGGGTCATTATCAAGGATTTGACGGGGGGAACGGCCTTTTGCGCCGATCCGGAACAGCTGCGACGGGCTCTTACAAATCTAACGGCCAATGCAATCCAGGCATCGCCTCCCGGTGAATCAGTTATTCTATCGGCCGAATATCCGGTGCATAGTCCAGGCACCATCCGTTTGTCTGTGGCTGATAACGGACCTGGATTTAGAACCGCCGACATCCATCGCCTATTCCAACCGTTCTATACAACACGCGATGAAGGGACGGGTCTTGGGCTGGCGAATGTAAAGAAGATAGTGGAGGGTCACAGCGGGTTCGTATTTGCTGAAAACCGGCGGAAGGGAGGGGCGCTCTTTTCTCTTTCACTTCCGCGAGGGGCGGAGGAATGA